The following are encoded together in the Phocoena sinus isolate mPhoSin1 chromosome 11, mPhoSin1.pri, whole genome shotgun sequence genome:
- the KCTD20 gene encoding BTB/POZ domain-containing protein KCTD20 isoform X1: protein MNVHRGTESDRLLWQEASCLMDEASAAAQEKEATSPASSGLQNLTYPLGPRNDDLPLDSASQPANLQFPHMMPLPEDIKGSCFQSGNKRNHEPFIAPERFGNSTVGFGSNVHSQAPEKVTLLVDGTRFVVNPQIFTAHPDTMLGRMFGPGREYNFTRPNEKGEYEIAEGISATVFRTVLDYYKTGIINCPDGISIPDLRDTCDYLCINFDFNTIRCQDLSALLHELSNDGAHKQFDHYLEELILPIMVGCAKKGERECHIVVLTDEDSVDWDEDHPPPMGEEYSQILYSSKLYRFFKYIENRDVAKTVLKERGLKNIRIGIEGYPTCKEKIKRRPGGRSEVIYNYVQRPFIQMSWEKEEGKSRHVDFQCVRSKSLTNLVAAGEDVLEDQEILMHHPPQVDELDRLNAPLFSDGF from the exons ATGAATGTTCACCGTGGCACTGAGAGCGACAGGTTACTGTGGCAGGAGGCCAGCTGCCTGATGGATGAAGCCTCAGCTGCAGCCCAAGAGAAAGAAGCAACTAGCCCGGCTTCTTCTGGTCTTCAAAATCTTACTTATCCTCTGGGTCCCAGGAATGATG ACCTTCCACTTGACTCTGCCTCTCAGCCAGCAAATCTTCAGTTCCCTCACATGATGCCACTTCCTGAAGACATCAAAGGCTCTTGCTTCCAAAGTGGGAATAAACGGAACCATGAACCCTTCATCGCTCCAGAGCGATTTGGAAATAGCACTGTGGGCTTTGGCAGTAATGTTCATTCTCAGGCACCAGAGAAAGTGACACTTCTTGTAGATGGCACACGTTTTGTTGTCAATCCACAAATTTTCACTGCTCATCCGGATACCATGTTGGGAAG GATGTTTGGACCAGGAAGAGAGTACAACTTCACACGGCCCAATGAGAAGGGCGAGTATGAGATTGCCGAAGGAATCAGTGCAACTGTATTTCGAACGGTGCTG GATTATTACAAAACTGGTATCATCAATTGTCCTGATGGCATCTCTATCCCAGACCTTAGAGATACGTGCGATTATCTCTGCATTAACTTTGACTTCAACACTATCCGATGTCAAGATCTGA GTGCTTTACTGCATGAACTGTCTAACGACGGCGCTCACAAGCAGTTTGATCACTACCTTGAAGAGCTGATCCTGCCCATCATGGTGGGCTGTGCCAAGAAAGGGGAGCGAGAATGCCACATCGTCGTGCTGACGGATGAGGATTCTGTGGACTGGGACGAAGACCACCCCCCACCCATGGGGGAGGAGTATTCCCAAA ttcttTATAGCTCTAAGCTCTatagatttttcaaatatattgagAATCGGGATGTCGCTAAAACAGTGTTAAAGGAACGGGGCCTGAAAAACATTCGCATTGGAATTGAAG GTTATCCTAcctgtaaagaaaaaattaagaggaGACCTGGTGGCCGGTCTGAAGTGATCTATAATTACGTGCAGCGCCCCTTTATCCAGATGTCatgggaaaaagaagaaggaaagagtcGCCATGTGGATTTCCAGTGTGTTCGAAGCAAATCCCTCACTAACCTGGTAGCTGCTGGAGAAGATGTCTTGGAGGACCAAGAGATATTAATGCACCACCCACCTCAAGTGGATGAACTTGACCGGCTAAACGCCCCACTTTTCTCAGATGGCTTCTAA
- the KCTD20 gene encoding BTB/POZ domain-containing protein KCTD20 isoform X2 codes for MMPLPEDIKGSCFQSGNKRNHEPFIAPERFGNSTVGFGSNVHSQAPEKVTLLVDGTRFVVNPQIFTAHPDTMLGRMFGPGREYNFTRPNEKGEYEIAEGISATVFRTVLDYYKTGIINCPDGISIPDLRDTCDYLCINFDFNTIRCQDLSALLHELSNDGAHKQFDHYLEELILPIMVGCAKKGERECHIVVLTDEDSVDWDEDHPPPMGEEYSQILYSSKLYRFFKYIENRDVAKTVLKERGLKNIRIGIEGYPTCKEKIKRRPGGRSEVIYNYVQRPFIQMSWEKEEGKSRHVDFQCVRSKSLTNLVAAGEDVLEDQEILMHHPPQVDELDRLNAPLFSDGF; via the exons ATGATGCCACTTCCTGAAGACATCAAAGGCTCTTGCTTCCAAAGTGGGAATAAACGGAACCATGAACCCTTCATCGCTCCAGAGCGATTTGGAAATAGCACTGTGGGCTTTGGCAGTAATGTTCATTCTCAGGCACCAGAGAAAGTGACACTTCTTGTAGATGGCACACGTTTTGTTGTCAATCCACAAATTTTCACTGCTCATCCGGATACCATGTTGGGAAG GATGTTTGGACCAGGAAGAGAGTACAACTTCACACGGCCCAATGAGAAGGGCGAGTATGAGATTGCCGAAGGAATCAGTGCAACTGTATTTCGAACGGTGCTG GATTATTACAAAACTGGTATCATCAATTGTCCTGATGGCATCTCTATCCCAGACCTTAGAGATACGTGCGATTATCTCTGCATTAACTTTGACTTCAACACTATCCGATGTCAAGATCTGA GTGCTTTACTGCATGAACTGTCTAACGACGGCGCTCACAAGCAGTTTGATCACTACCTTGAAGAGCTGATCCTGCCCATCATGGTGGGCTGTGCCAAGAAAGGGGAGCGAGAATGCCACATCGTCGTGCTGACGGATGAGGATTCTGTGGACTGGGACGAAGACCACCCCCCACCCATGGGGGAGGAGTATTCCCAAA ttcttTATAGCTCTAAGCTCTatagatttttcaaatatattgagAATCGGGATGTCGCTAAAACAGTGTTAAAGGAACGGGGCCTGAAAAACATTCGCATTGGAATTGAAG GTTATCCTAcctgtaaagaaaaaattaagaggaGACCTGGTGGCCGGTCTGAAGTGATCTATAATTACGTGCAGCGCCCCTTTATCCAGATGTCatgggaaaaagaagaaggaaagagtcGCCATGTGGATTTCCAGTGTGTTCGAAGCAAATCCCTCACTAACCTGGTAGCTGCTGGAGAAGATGTCTTGGAGGACCAAGAGATATTAATGCACCACCCACCTCAAGTGGATGAACTTGACCGGCTAAACGCCCCACTTTTCTCAGATGGCTTCTAA